Part of the Candidatus Aegiribacteria sp. genome is shown below.
TTTATCATGCTTCGGAAGAACAGGAAATTGCCTATTGCCTGGATGCCGCAACCGGAGCTGAGATCTGGCGGTACGAGAATATTGGTGATCCTATTGATGACGGGATGCATGTGGAGGGCGAAAGAGCATATCTCGCTTCTGACTCCATCTGGTGCCTGGACGCCTTTACCGGCGATAGGATCTGGGCCTTTACAGATAATCATCCCTATGGTTTCTCAGGACCTCCGGTTCCATATCAGGGGAGAGTATTTGTTATTAGTCTCTTTGTGTACTGTTTGGATGGCCTTACTGGCGAAGAGATCTGGAAAACTGATACTCTATGCACCGCTAGCAGTCTGACCGCCTGGAACGATATGCTATTTGTTCCCACAGATTATGGAAAATTTTACGCAATAAACACTGAAACCGGTGAGACCGAATGGGTCACAGAGGGATTTGGTTCTTTCTGGGACTCCTCACCAACAATCGTGGATGGAGAGATCTACATCGGCAGCTGGAATGGGTCGCTCTACCGTATAGATGCACTTACCGGCTCTGTTATCAACGAGTTCACTTATGGTACCCTGCAGTGTATTGAATCCACCCCTGTAATCCACGATGACTTGGTGTACTTCGGTCTGGATGATTACTTCTACTGTGTGGATCGGTTCACTGGTGATATGGAGTGGACCTTTGAGATTGAGAATGATTACCTTCATGCATCGGCTGGACTGGCCGATGGCCTTGTTTTCTGGGGAGATCATGAAGGTTCCCCTAAGGATTCAATCGTATTTATCCATGCAGTAGATACTCAAACCGGTACCGAGATCTGGAACTATGAAATAACAGATGCGTGGAAGGGTGTCCTTTCCAGTCCTGCCATCACTGATGGTGTGATGTACATTGGTGCAGGTGACGGCAATCTCTACGCCTTTGGGACCGGGTTGAAGTACTCCTATCGTGAAGATTATTTCTACGCAGATATTGGTTCCAACGAGCTGATTGTAACATCCTTCGATGAGGGTGCTGCTGTTGCAGCAGATACTATAAACTTCACAGTCACGCAAACTGGTATCACACTGAAACCTTCCAGCAGGCTTGCTCTATGTGCCAGTCCGAATCCATTCTACTCCGCAGCATCAATATCTTTCGAGCTTTCTGAGCCTGGTTGGACGTCAGTAACAGTGTACGATCTGTCCGGAAGAATCGTCAGAACACTTGAAAATTCAGAGCTTGGAACTGGTCAGCACTCCATCGTCTGGGATGGAAGAAGAAAGAATGGTGAGCCTGTTTCGGCGGGACTTTACTTATGCAGAATCGAATCCGGTGGGATTTCTGAAACCACTGGTCTGTGTCTGTTGAGATAGAAGCCATAACCAGCGGCTGCAGTGGAATTACCACTAGCATGCTAGCCAATCATACTGTAATCCACTGAGCCTTGCGTTAACCCTTGACAAAACCAAAGGTATGATAAATGGTAATACCGGAGGTGAATTGCATGAGTACTGCAAAGATAGCTATCAGCATGAATGAAGAAATGCTCCATCAACTTGATGATCTTGTTTCTAAGTCAGAATTTTCCAGCAGAAGCGGAGCCATACAAAAAGCAGTTCGTGAAATGCTTGAAAAGAAATACGGTAATCGGCTTGCGCGGGAATGCGCGAAATTGGATCCCGAAGAAGAAATGGCTATTGCTGAAGAAGGCATGAATAGTGAGCTTGGATCATGGCCGGAATACTGAGAGGCGATATTCTCTGGGCTGATCTGAATCCTACAATAGGGCATGAACAATCTGGGAAGAGACCAGTACTAGTTCTCAGTAATGATGTTTTCAATGACCGCTCGGGTACAGTGATCGCTGTTGCCCTGACTGGTAAAGAGCCCAGGGCAGGATTTCCTCTAACCTTTGAATTGTCAGATACATCACTCCCGAAGAGATCATGGATCAAGATCAGCCAGATCAGGACTCTGTCGATCAAGCGTATCGGCAAGAAGATCACCCGGATATCTCCAGAGGAACTTGCTGCAATTCTTGCTGGTTTGAATGAAATTATCGGGGGTTAACAAACAAATGCAGCAGCACTGCTGCTTGAATGCTATCAATACATATTGTCAGCAGTCTGCTGATTTGAAACGTTAGGCATAATAGCTTTGCATAATTTTGACTATGATGGTTTTCTTGCCCCATGGCGCGAGAAGGCTTTGAATAGTCCATATGTAAAAGGATCTTATGATAGATAAAAATACAAAAAAACAGCTTCCCGGAATATTACATTTCTTAATTAAGCTTTTTCAAATCATCCTTTATATACCGATTCAAATAGTCTTCATTCCTTTTGCTATTATTGGACTAATAGATGGAATTTACAAGGAAATGGGAAATAGCAAGAAACTTGGTGTCTCCTTTTCGGCAGTTCAAGCGCTTCAATATAAGTGGATTATGCATTATTTTAACACGAGACCGGATCCCCTTTCTGTTGCATTCATAAAAAAGTTTCCATGTGAATCACATTTTGGTTTGTGGGCGACTTTAGGAGCTCTTATCATTTCCCAGCGGTTATTTGGTTTCACTACTAAGCTTGGAATAGTATGTGAACCAGGTGAAGAAACCTTAGTTTCCACACCGGGTCATCGGGTGCTCATTTTCGACAGGATAATGGAAAAATATGTTGATGAAATGGAGCAGATTGTCATTCCCGGAGCTGGCTTTGATCTAAGAGCTTTGCAATTTGCAAAAGGAAAAGAAGTAAAGGTTTTTGAACTCGACCAGGTAAAAACACTAAATGTTAAAGTTGAAACACTGAAAAAAGCAGATATAAAGCATGATTGGATCACCTATATCCCAGTTGATTATTCAAACGAATCTTGGGTTGATAAACTATTAGAAGCTGGTTTTGACAAAACAAAAAAGACTTTGTTCCTTTGGCAAAGCGTTTCTTTGTTTTTAGAAGCTGATATTGTCAAAGAAACACTTAGGAAAATGGCTGATTTATGTGTAGACGGAAGTATCATCGCTCAAGACTTTTATTCCAAAGCATTCATATTAGGTGGAACTTCAAAAGTAGCTAAAAGAACTTCAGGAATGATAGATAAAATGGGAGAACCTTGGAAATTTGGAATAGATATGTCAAATAATCCTAAAGCAGCAATTGAATCATTCTTAAGAGAATGTGGATTAAAAATGACAGAAATCAACAAGTTCGGTGAGAAACTTGATATCGAACCATTTTACTGTATTGTTGAGGCTGAAAAAGAGGCCTAAACAAGAATAATGCAGCGGACTCGTACCTCGCCGCTTATTTTTGTCGTTCGCGCCGCGCTGCGCACGGCATGAATGTAGAGAATGGTGGCGGGATTGACAAGTGTATATGATGATTATATACATGTGATATGGTAAGGCCAAGAGACCAACTCAAGGAATGCATTGGATTCCATTGGGATGAAGGTAATGCAACGAAGAATTGGGATAAGCACGATGTATCTCAATCCGAATGCGAACAGGTGTTTTTCAACAGACCTCTCATTTTGCGGAGAGATAAGAAGCATTCGGAAATGGAGTCAAGGTACTATGTCCTTGGTCACACTGATTTAGGACGTCTCCTCTTTGTGGTCTTCACCATCAGGGGAGACAAAATCAGAATCATATCCGCAAGGAACATGACCTTGCGAGAAGAACGAAGGTATAGAGAATGAGTAAAAAAA
Proteins encoded:
- a CDS encoding PQQ-binding-like beta-propeller repeat protein, translated to MTIGTILTVVLISVTNLTITEPVDDETYDGDWLPLRAIVENENEVPDSVHYSLNGQTAVLILRLNTDWYTYMQNDLRNGYSESPAPHDATILWTAPVTGIGHEFVSPVVVDGRVYHASEEQEIAYCLDAATGAEIWRYENIGDPIDDGMHVEGERAYLASDSIWCLDAFTGDRIWAFTDNHPYGFSGPPVPYQGRVFVISLFVYCLDGLTGEEIWKTDTLCTASSLTAWNDMLFVPTDYGKFYAINTETGETEWVTEGFGSFWDSSPTIVDGEIYIGSWNGSLYRIDALTGSVINEFTYGTLQCIESTPVIHDDLVYFGLDDYFYCVDRFTGDMEWTFEIENDYLHASAGLADGLVFWGDHEGSPKDSIVFIHAVDTQTGTEIWNYEITDAWKGVLSSPAITDGVMYIGAGDGNLYAFGTGLKYSYREDYFYADIGSNELIVTSFDEGAAVAADTINFTVTQTGITLKPSSRLALCASPNPFYSAASISFELSEPGWTSVTVYDLSGRIVRTLENSELGTGQHSIVWDGRRKNGEPVSAGLYLCRIESGGISETTGLCLLR
- a CDS encoding ribbon-helix-helix domain-containing protein; translation: MSTAKIAISMNEEMLHQLDDLVSKSEFSSRSGAIQKAVREMLEKKYGNRLARECAKLDPEEEMAIAEEGMNSELGSWPEY
- a CDS encoding type II toxin-antitoxin system PemK/MazF family toxin — translated: MAGILRGDILWADLNPTIGHEQSGKRPVLVLSNDVFNDRSGTVIAVALTGKEPRAGFPLTFELSDTSLPKRSWIKISQIRTLSIKRIGKKITRISPEELAAILAGLNEIIGG
- a CDS encoding SAM-dependent methyltransferase, with product MIDKNTKKQLPGILHFLIKLFQIILYIPIQIVFIPFAIIGLIDGIYKEMGNSKKLGVSFSAVQALQYKWIMHYFNTRPDPLSVAFIKKFPCESHFGLWATLGALIISQRLFGFTTKLGIVCEPGEETLVSTPGHRVLIFDRIMEKYVDEMEQIVIPGAGFDLRALQFAKGKEVKVFELDQVKTLNVKVETLKKADIKHDWITYIPVDYSNESWVDKLLEAGFDKTKKTLFLWQSVSLFLEADIVKETLRKMADLCVDGSIIAQDFYSKAFILGGTSKVAKRTSGMIDKMGEPWKFGIDMSNNPKAAIESFLRECGLKMTEINKFGEKLDIEPFYCIVEAEKEA
- a CDS encoding BrnT family toxin, with product MVRPRDQLKECIGFHWDEGNATKNWDKHDVSQSECEQVFFNRPLILRRDKKHSEMESRYYVLGHTDLGRLLFVVFTIRGDKIRIISARNMTLREERRYRE